A stretch of the Streptococcus suis genome encodes the following:
- a CDS encoding valine--tRNA ligase, producing the protein MSKELSPKYNPAEVEAGRYQTWLDQDVFKPSGDKKAHPYSIVIPPPNVTGKLHLGHAWDTTLQDIIIRQKRMQGFDTLWLPGMDHAGIATQAKVEARLAEDGISRYDLGREKFLDKVWEWKDEYATTIKEQWGKMGISVDYSRERFTLDEGLSKAVRKVFVELYKKGWIYRGEFIINWDPKARTALSDIEVIHKDVEGAFYHMNYMLEDGSRALEVATTRPETMFGDTAVAVNPNDDRYKDLIGKNVILPIVNKPIPIVGDEHADPEFGTGVVKITPAHDPNDFLVGQRHDLPQVNVMNDDGTMNELAGEFAGMDRFEARKAVVKKLEEIGALVEIEKMTHSVGHSERTGVPVEPRLSTQWFVKMDELAKNAIANQGTDDKVDFYPPRFNDAYLQWMENVHDWVISRQLWWGHQIPAWYNAEGDMYVGEEAPEGDGWKQDEDVLDTWFSSALWPFSTMGWPDTEAEDFKRYYPTSTLVTGYDIIPFWVSRMIFQGIEFTGRSPFKNALIHGLIRDEEGRKMSKSLGNGIDPMDVIEKYGADALRWFLSNGSAPGQDVRFSYEKMDASWNFINKIWNISRYILMNNEGLTLDAARENVTKVAAGEAGNVTDRWILHNLNETIAKVTENFDKFEFGVAGHILYNFIWEEFANWYVELTKEVLYSDNEAEKVMTRSVLLYTLDQILRLLHPIMPFVTEEIFAQYAEGSIMVAAYPVVNQAFDNAGAHKGVESLKDLIRSVRNSRAEVNVAPSKPITILIKTADSELETFFKSNENYIRRFTNPEQLEISSSIAAPELAMSAVITGAEIFLPLADLLNVEEELARLDKELAKWQKELDMVGKKLSNERFIANAKPEVVEKEKEKQADYQAKYDATVGRIEEMKKLVN; encoded by the coding sequence ATGTCAAAAGAATTATCACCAAAATACAATCCAGCCGAGGTTGAGGCTGGTCGTTACCAAACTTGGTTGGACCAAGATGTCTTTAAGCCGTCAGGCGATAAGAAGGCTCATCCATACTCTATCGTGATCCCACCACCAAATGTTACTGGTAAATTGCACCTGGGACATGCTTGGGATACCACCCTTCAAGATATCATTATCCGTCAAAAACGTATGCAAGGTTTTGATACTTTATGGCTTCCTGGTATGGACCATGCGGGGATTGCGACACAGGCAAAAGTTGAAGCACGTCTTGCTGAAGATGGTATCTCACGTTACGACCTTGGTCGTGAAAAATTCCTTGATAAAGTTTGGGAATGGAAAGATGAATATGCTACGACCATCAAGGAACAATGGGGCAAGATGGGGATTTCTGTTGATTATTCGCGGGAACGTTTTACACTTGATGAAGGCTTATCAAAAGCGGTCCGTAAGGTTTTCGTAGAACTCTATAAAAAGGGCTGGATTTACCGCGGAGAATTTATCATCAACTGGGATCCAAAAGCTCGTACAGCCCTTTCTGATATCGAAGTTATCCACAAAGATGTCGAAGGTGCTTTCTACCACATGAACTATATGCTGGAAGATGGCTCGCGCGCTTTGGAAGTTGCCACCACGCGTCCCGAGACCATGTTTGGGGATACGGCTGTCGCTGTCAATCCAAATGATGACCGCTACAAAGACCTGATTGGTAAAAATGTTATCCTACCAATCGTTAACAAACCAATCCCAATCGTTGGTGATGAACACGCTGACCCAGAATTTGGAACAGGGGTTGTTAAAATTACCCCTGCCCATGACCCGAATGACTTCTTAGTTGGTCAACGCCATGACCTGCCTCAAGTTAATGTCATGAACGACGACGGAACCATGAATGAACTGGCTGGTGAATTTGCAGGCATGGACCGCTTCGAAGCTCGCAAGGCTGTGGTTAAGAAGTTAGAAGAAATTGGCGCACTGGTTGAGATTGAAAAAATGACTCACTCAGTCGGTCACTCAGAACGTACAGGTGTGCCAGTTGAACCACGTTTATCAACACAATGGTTCGTTAAGATGGATGAGTTAGCCAAAAATGCTATTGCCAACCAAGGCACTGATGACAAGGTTGATTTCTACCCACCACGTTTCAACGATGCCTATCTTCAATGGATGGAAAACGTGCATGACTGGGTGATTTCTCGTCAGCTCTGGTGGGGTCACCAAATCCCTGCTTGGTACAATGCTGAAGGTGACATGTACGTCGGTGAAGAAGCCCCAGAAGGCGACGGCTGGAAACAGGATGAAGATGTCCTTGATACATGGTTCAGCTCTGCCCTTTGGCCATTTTCAACAATGGGTTGGCCTGACACAGAAGCAGAAGACTTCAAACGTTATTATCCAACCTCTACGTTGGTAACTGGATATGATATTATCCCATTCTGGGTATCCCGTATGATTTTCCAAGGGATCGAATTTACAGGTAGGAGCCCATTTAAGAATGCCCTCATCCACGGTTTGATTCGTGACGAAGAAGGTCGCAAGATGTCCAAGTCGCTTGGAAATGGTATCGACCCAATGGATGTCATCGAGAAATACGGTGCGGACGCTTTGCGTTGGTTCCTATCAAACGGTTCTGCTCCTGGTCAAGATGTTCGCTTCTCTTATGAGAAGATGGACGCGTCTTGGAACTTCATCAACAAGATTTGGAACATTTCTCGCTACATCCTCATGAACAATGAAGGGTTGACCTTGGATGCAGCGCGTGAGAATGTTACCAAAGTCGCAGCTGGCGAGGCTGGTAACGTGACGGACCGCTGGATTCTCCACAACCTCAACGAAACCATTGCCAAGGTCACTGAAAACTTCGACAAGTTCGAGTTTGGTGTGGCTGGTCACATCCTCTACAACTTCATCTGGGAAGAGTTCGCCAACTGGTATGTCGAGCTGACCAAGGAAGTGCTTTACAGCGATAACGAGGCTGAGAAAGTCATGACCCGCTCTGTCCTTCTCTACACGCTGGACCAAATCCTTCGCCTCCTCCACCCAATCATGCCGTTTGTGACGGAAGAAATCTTTGCCCAGTACGCAGAGGGCTCTATCATGGTGGCAGCTTACCCTGTTGTCAACCAAGCCTTTGACAATGCTGGAGCTCACAAGGGAGTGGAAAGCCTTAAGGACTTGATCCGTTCGGTGCGAAATAGCAGAGCAGAAGTGAATGTTGCTCCTTCTAAGCCGATTACCATTTTGATTAAGACGGCAGATAGCGAGCTTGAAACCTTCTTCAAGTCAAATGAAAACTACATCCGACGCTTTACAAATCCAGAGCAGTTGGAAATCAGCTCAAGCATTGCTGCACCAGAATTAGCCATGTCAGCCGTTATCACCGGTGCTGAAATCTTCTTGCCACTAGCCGACCTCCTCAACGTCGAAGAAGAGTTAGCTCGTCTAGACAAAGAACTTGCCAAATGGCAAAAAGAACTAGACATGGTCGGCAAAAAACTCAGCAACGAACGCTTCATCGCCAACGCCAAACCAGAAGTCGTTGAAAAGGAAAAAGAAAAACAAGCCGACTACCAAGCTAAGTATGATGCGACAGTAGGACGGATTGAAGAGATGAAGAAGTTGGTGAATTAA
- a CDS encoding shikimate kinase, which translates to MNLVIIGAQASGKMTIGQEVEKLTDLVLFHNHESIDFVTKFFPMSDEARELINDIRMKFFETSAKTDLGLIFTVVIDFNDPADISFLEQIQAIYLSRNQAVLFIELETDLQERLRRNVTENRLQHKPWKRNIEWSEKDILDTMKFVNFNPEFAPKQLYHYHKINNTQLTANEVALLIIQKMEELEQEQTK; encoded by the coding sequence ATGAATTTAGTAATTATTGGAGCACAAGCTTCTGGCAAGATGACCATTGGGCAGGAGGTTGAAAAATTAACTGATTTGGTTTTATTTCACAATCATGAATCAATCGATTTCGTAACAAAATTTTTTCCAATGTCTGACGAAGCGAGAGAACTTATAAATGATATTCGTATGAAGTTTTTTGAAACCTCTGCGAAAACTGATTTGGGTTTGATTTTTACAGTTGTTATAGACTTTAATGATCCAGCAGATATATCCTTTTTAGAGCAGATTCAAGCGATTTATCTTAGTAGGAATCAAGCTGTTCTGTTTATTGAATTGGAAACAGACCTGCAAGAACGTTTAAGAAGAAATGTGACTGAAAATCGTCTGCAACATAAACCTTGGAAAAGAAATATTGAGTGGTCTGAAAAAGATATTCTAGATACTATGAAGTTTGTAAACTTTAATCCAGAATTTGCTCCTAAGCAACTCTACCATTATCATAAAATTAATAATACCCAACTTACTGCCAATGAGGTTGCTCTATTGATTATCCAAAAAATGGAGGAACTTGAGCAAGAACAAACGAAATAG
- a CDS encoding helix-hairpin-helix domain-containing protein, with protein sequence MSKKKANRKKQLKKQLADLRRAGRVGLETAGGAVETVAHQAETFVEHAVEQVKEVVAEVTSSTASLEDFLALPELEGIAAARLETFYEAGIQSVADFASHTEKDLLALKGIGPATIKQLKEKGIELKA encoded by the coding sequence TTGTCAAAGAAAAAAGCAAATCGTAAAAAACAATTGAAAAAACAACTAGCAGACTTGAGACGAGCAGGGCGTGTCGGTCTTGAAACTGCTGGCGGAGCTGTTGAGACAGTCGCACATCAGGCTGAAACTTTCGTAGAACATGCTGTGGAACAAGTGAAAGAAGTTGTAGCAGAGGTGACTTCTTCAACGGCTTCATTGGAAGACTTTTTGGCACTTCCTGAGTTGGAAGGCATTGCGGCAGCACGTTTGGAAACTTTCTATGAAGCTGGGATTCAATCTGTAGCTGATTTTGCAAGCCACACAGAAAAAGATCTCTTGGCTCTTAAAGGAATCGGACCAGCGACCATTAAGCAGTTGAAAGAAAAAGGGATTGAGTTGAAAGCTTAA
- a CDS encoding DUF1912 family protein — protein sequence MTKEQEFLKEFEAWVNTQIMVNEMAVEESRRVLEEDKDERAADAYIRYESKLDAYRFIQGKFANYHADKGFHDLPDELLGQRNY from the coding sequence ATGACAAAAGAACAAGAATTTTTAAAAGAGTTTGAAGCTTGGGTGAACACTCAAATCATGGTCAATGAAATGGCTGTTGAAGAAAGTCGCCGTGTTTTGGAAGAAGATAAGGATGAGCGTGCTGCGGATGCATATATTCGTTATGAGAGCAAGCTGGATGCCTATCGGTTTATTCAAGGGAAATTTGCCAACTACCACGCTGATAAAGGATTTCATGATTTACCAGATGAATTGCTTGGTCAACGGAATTACTAA